One Mycoavidus sp. HKI genomic region harbors:
- the hemF gene encoding oxygen-dependent coproporphyrinogen oxidase, with translation MDTQIDITRVRSYLLHLQQQITTSFEQLDEPRFIHEPWSREPGERLRGDGVSCIIRPGDLLESGGVNFSHVKGDTLPSSATSARPQLVGCGFEALGVSLVLHPHNPYCPTVHMNVRLLVATPAGADAAPTFWFGGGMDLTPYYGFEEDARHFHRTCRDAVAPFGAELYPRFKKECDEYFFLKHRNEPRGIGGIFYDDFSELGFEQGFKLMQSVGDALTKAYLPIINRRRHIPFGASERAFQAYRRGRYVEFNLVCDRGTLFGLQSGGRTESILMSLPPVAHWRYNWTPEPGSPEARLYSDFLIARDWL, from the coding sequence ATGGATACTCAAATCGACATTACGCGTGTGCGCAGCTATTTGCTGCATTTGCAGCAACAGATCACGACTTCTTTTGAACAACTCGATGAGCCGCGATTTATCCATGAGCCATGGAGCCGCGAGCCGGGCGAGCGCCTACGTGGCGATGGTGTTTCATGCATCATAAGACCCGGTGACCTGCTTGAGAGCGGCGGCGTTAATTTCTCGCACGTCAAGGGCGATACGTTACCTAGCTCAGCCACCTCTGCCCGGCCACAACTCGTTGGCTGCGGCTTCGAGGCACTCGGCGTTTCACTCGTGCTCCATCCGCACAACCCCTACTGCCCAACCGTGCATATGAATGTGCGCCTGCTGGTCGCCACCCCCGCGGGCGCTGATGCAGCGCCTACATTCTGGTTCGGAGGCGGCATGGATCTAACCCCTTACTACGGTTTTGAGGAGGATGCCCGCCATTTTCACCGTACTTGTCGCGATGCGGTGGCACCCTTTGGTGCGGAACTGTATCCGCGCTTCAAAAAAGAGTGTGATGAATACTTTTTCTTAAAGCACCGCAATGAGCCGCGCGGCATTGGCGGAATTTTTTATGATGATTTTTCTGAACTTGGCTTTGAGCAAGGCTTTAAACTGATGCAAAGTGTCGGCGATGCCTTAACCAAGGCATATTTACCGATTATTAACCGCCGCCGCCATATACCATTTGGCGCTAGCGAAAGAGCCTTTCAAGCGTACCGCAGAGGCCGTTACGTTGAATTTAACCTCGTGTGCGATCGGGGTACCCTATTTGGTCTCCAAAGCGGCGGACGGACTGAATCGATTTTAATGTCGCTGCCCCCTGTCGCTCACTGGCGCTATAACTGGACACCAGAACCTGGCTCGCCTGAGGCTCGGCTGTATAGTGATTTCCTGATTGCGCGCGATTGGCTATGA
- the purD gene encoding phosphoribosylamine--glycine ligase has product MKLLVIGSGGREHALAWKLAQSPRVQFVYVAPGNGGTARDERLRNIDLTDLEELAEFAHKEGVAFTVIGPEAPLAAGAVNLFRARGLKVFGPTREAAQLESSKDFAKAFMLRHKIPTATYASFEDAQAAHRYVEAQGAPIVIKADGLAAGKGVVVATELAEAHAAIDTMLAGGTGARVVIEEFLSGEEASFIVMVDGKHVLPLASSQDHKRLLERDAGPNTGGMGAYSPAPIVTPKLHARIMREIILPTVQGMEQEGIRYTGFLYAGIMIDAQGNPKTLEFNCRLGDPETQPIMARLKGDFSNVIEHAIAGTLNKVELEWDRRTALGVVLAAHGYPEAPRKGDLISGIPAQTEHIQTFHAGTALVDDRLVTAGGRVLCVVGLADSVRSAQLAVYDTVNQIAFDGMQYRRDIGYRALNRKPLN; this is encoded by the coding sequence ATGAAGTTACTTGTTATTGGCTCTGGGGGCCGTGAGCATGCACTGGCATGGAAACTTGCCCAATCGCCACGTGTGCAGTTTGTCTACGTTGCCCCGGGTAATGGCGGCACGGCCCGTGACGAGCGTCTACGCAATATCGACCTAACCGATTTAGAAGAACTCGCCGAGTTTGCACACAAAGAAGGAGTGGCCTTTACTGTCATCGGGCCAGAAGCACCACTGGCCGCCGGTGCGGTCAATCTGTTTCGAGCCCGCGGGCTTAAAGTATTTGGCCCAACGCGGGAAGCCGCTCAACTGGAAAGCTCAAAAGATTTTGCCAAAGCCTTTATGCTACGGCACAAGATTCCGACTGCCACCTACGCTAGTTTTGAGGATGCGCAAGCCGCCCACCGTTACGTTGAAGCCCAAGGCGCGCCGATTGTCATTAAAGCCGATGGCCTGGCCGCCGGCAAGGGCGTGGTGGTGGCCACTGAGTTGGCTGAAGCACATGCCGCGATTGATACGATGTTGGCCGGGGGCACCGGTGCGCGCGTTGTGATTGAAGAATTCCTCAGCGGCGAAGAAGCTAGCTTTATCGTCATGGTAGATGGCAAACATGTCTTGCCCCTAGCTTCTAGCCAAGATCACAAGCGTTTACTTGAGCGTGATGCAGGTCCCAATACAGGTGGCATGGGAGCGTATTCGCCGGCCCCGATTGTGACGCCTAAATTGCATGCGCGCATTATGCGAGAAATTATTTTGCCTACGGTGCAAGGCATGGAGCAAGAAGGGATTCGTTATACAGGTTTTCTGTATGCGGGGATTATGATCGATGCGCAAGGCAACCCCAAGACACTTGAATTCAATTGCCGTTTGGGCGATCCAGAAACGCAGCCGATCATGGCGCGCTTAAAAGGGGATTTCTCCAACGTGATTGAGCACGCTATTGCGGGTACCTTGAACAAGGTTGAATTGGAGTGGGATCGCCGTACTGCGTTAGGGGTTGTGCTAGCGGCTCACGGCTATCCAGAAGCGCCACGTAAAGGTGATTTGATTTCCGGCATCCCAGCCCAAACTGAGCACATCCAAACCTTTCATGCAGGCACAGCGCTAGTAGATGATCGCCTGGTGACGGCGGGCGGGCGCGTACTGTGTGTGGTTGGGCTAGCAGACTCCGTGCGCAGCGCACAGTTAGCCGTCTACGATACCGTCAATCAGATTGCTTTCGATGGGATGCAATATCGGCGAGATATTGGTTACCGTGCATTGAATCGAAAACCATTGAATTAA
- a CDS encoding YebC/PmpR family DNA-binding transcriptional regulator, with protein sequence MAGHSKWANIKHKKAAADAKRGKVWTRLIKEITVAARLGGGEVNSNPRLRLAIDKATDANMPKDNIQRAIQRGAGGLEGANYEEIRYEGYGLAGAAIIVDCMTDNRTRTVAEVRHAFSKHGGNLGLDGSVVFMFTHCGQFLFAPGAPEESLMTIALEAGADDVISHSDGSVEVLCAPNDFSQVKSALEAAGLKAELAEITMKPQSEVEFAGEDAVKMQKLLDTLENLDDVQAVFTNALIDEI encoded by the coding sequence ATGGCTGGCCATTCTAAATGGGCTAATATCAAACATAAAAAAGCTGCAGCGGATGCAAAGCGCGGCAAAGTTTGGACACGTCTGATTAAAGAAATTACAGTAGCGGCCCGCTTAGGCGGAGGCGAGGTAAATAGCAATCCGCGCTTGCGGCTAGCGATTGATAAAGCCACGGATGCCAATATGCCCAAAGACAATATTCAACGGGCAATTCAACGTGGCGCTGGCGGGCTTGAAGGCGCGAACTACGAAGAAATCCGTTATGAAGGCTATGGTCTGGCGGGTGCTGCCATTATTGTCGATTGCATGACAGATAATCGCACACGCACAGTCGCTGAAGTCCGGCATGCTTTTTCAAAACATGGCGGTAACTTAGGTCTAGACGGTTCTGTGGTTTTTATGTTCACCCACTGTGGGCAATTTTTGTTTGCACCTGGTGCGCCGGAAGAAAGCTTAATGACAATAGCGCTTGAAGCAGGCGCTGATGATGTCATCAGCCATAGCGATGGCAGTGTTGAAGTTTTGTGCGCGCCCAATGATTTTAGCCAAGTCAAAAGCGCGCTAGAAGCAGCGGGGTTGAAGGCTGAACTGGCCGAAATCACCATGAAACCACAAAGCGAAGTCGAGTTTGCCGGTGAAGATGCCGTAAAAATGCAAAAATTGCTTGATACCCTCGAAAATCTCGATGATGTACAAGCCGTCTTTACCAATGCACTGATCGACGAAATCTAA
- the rluB gene encoding 23S rRNA pseudouridine(2605) synthase RluB — protein sequence MGPVDTPAQETAPSEGPVRRGLRRGPRSLIARRRAEKTKGPQSADAPPGAPRRDANPRPKRSPRPEKALISDEKPSAQNSKVTEDVFSYVTSPAYDADNTGGSVHAPMLGRPRKDMPQKRVLAPDEDVPKLHKVLAEAGMGSRREMEELIMAGRVSVNGEPAHIGQRIMPTDLVRINGKLVARKVSTQPPRVLLYHKPAGEIVSHADPEQRPSVFDKLPIIKMAKWLSIGRLDFNTEGLLLLTTSGDLANRFMHPRYNVEREYAVRVVGELSEAARQQLLQGVMLDDGPANFLRLQAGGGEGTNRWYHVALAEGRNREVRRMFEAVGLLVSRLIRTRHGSIALPRGLKRGRWEEMDENQVRTLLTAVGLKPPAHGNKPARYTDRTGGAQTTPRRRQPDPMQTALGFADYNNRSTAPNRYGQARAPFNDGVRSSSGQRTGNSNGNRYHNEASYGNSTGAGRSNNGNSMSAGRSNGNSTGAGRSNGNRSDPAAPRGNSRNRPRDR from the coding sequence ATTGGGCCAGTAGACACGCCTGCCCAAGAAACCGCGCCGAGCGAAGGACCCGTCCGGCGCGGTCTGCGCCGTGGCCCACGTAGCTTAATTGCTCGCCGCCGCGCTGAAAAAACCAAAGGACCGCAGTCGGCAGATGCGCCCCCAGGCGCACCACGCCGGGACGCTAACCCGCGCCCCAAACGCTCGCCAAGACCAGAAAAAGCACTGATCTCCGATGAAAAGCCATCTGCTCAAAATAGCAAGGTAACAGAGGATGTTTTTTCTTATGTCACTTCGCCAGCTTATGATGCGGATAATACCGGCGGCAGTGTACACGCTCCAATGCTTGGGCGGCCACGCAAAGATATGCCGCAAAAACGCGTGCTGGCCCCGGACGAGGATGTGCCTAAGTTGCACAAAGTGCTGGCTGAAGCGGGCATGGGCTCACGGCGCGAAATGGAAGAATTGATTATGGCCGGCCGGGTCTCGGTCAATGGCGAGCCAGCCCATATTGGGCAGCGCATTATGCCAACTGACCTGGTGCGCATTAACGGCAAATTGGTCGCTCGTAAAGTCTCGACCCAACCACCCCGTGTGCTGCTCTATCACAAGCCGGCCGGAGAAATTGTCAGCCACGCTGATCCAGAGCAACGGCCCTCTGTCTTCGATAAATTACCCATTATAAAAATGGCGAAATGGCTGTCGATTGGTCGGCTTGATTTTAATACTGAAGGCCTGCTATTGCTTACGACCTCTGGCGATTTAGCCAATCGTTTTATGCATCCGCGTTACAACGTTGAGCGCGAATATGCAGTGCGGGTGGTGGGTGAATTATCGGAGGCTGCGCGCCAACAGCTTTTACAAGGTGTGATGCTCGATGATGGCCCAGCTAATTTTCTGCGGCTGCAAGCAGGCGGCGGCGAAGGCACCAATCGCTGGTATCACGTCGCCTTGGCCGAAGGCCGCAACCGCGAAGTCCGGCGCATGTTTGAAGCAGTTGGTCTGCTGGTGAGCCGGCTGATCCGCACCCGCCACGGCTCAATTGCTTTGCCTCGAGGTTTAAAACGCGGCCGCTGGGAAGAAATGGACGAAAATCAAGTGCGTACATTATTGACTGCGGTGGGACTGAAGCCGCCGGCCCATGGCAATAAACCAGCGCGCTACACCGACAGAACGGGCGGAGCCCAAACTACGCCTCGCCGCCGCCAGCCTGATCCGATGCAAACGGCGCTTGGCTTTGCTGACTACAATAACCGTTCGACCGCACCTAACCGTTATGGACAAGCGCGAGCACCTTTTAATGACGGCGTGCGTAGCAGCAGCGGTCAACGCACTGGCAATAGCAATGGTAATCGTTACCACAATGAGGCTTCGTACGGCAATAGCACGGGTGCGGGACGTAGTAACAACGGTAATAGCATGAGTGCGGGACGCAGCAACGGTAATAGCACGGGTGCAGGACGCAGCAATGGTAATCGTAGCGACCCGGCCGCCCCCCGCGGTAACTCTCGTAACCGACCTCGTGACCGTTGA
- a CDS encoding peptidoglycan DD-metalloendopeptidase family protein, producing MQYRFLRRLLAVLGLALIAVSLTGCSSSSGYYRVRRGDTLGRIAQRHGANAKDLARLNRLSKPNALAVGQRLRVKPSGRRRAPVRTAHTPPPRSAQVLSNLPSSITNIPASVSFAWRWPAQGAIIRGFDGINNKGINIAGKGGDPVYAAADGTVVYAGNGLRGYGNLLIIRHPADFLTAYAHNRRLCIPEGQNVKRGQLIAQMGNTDSTDVMLHFEVRYKGRSLDPLRYLPAR from the coding sequence ATGCAATACAGATTTTTGCGCCGGCTGTTGGCCGTTTTGGGCCTTGCCCTAATCGCCGTTTCTTTAACTGGGTGCAGTTCATCATCGGGGTACTACCGGGTACGGCGCGGCGATACTTTAGGCCGTATTGCACAACGTCACGGCGCCAATGCGAAAGATTTAGCACGTTTGAACCGTCTGTCTAAACCTAATGCCTTGGCGGTTGGCCAAAGACTGCGCGTCAAACCCTCTGGGCGCCGCAGAGCGCCGGTTCGCACAGCTCACACTCCACCGCCTCGCTCAGCGCAAGTACTTTCCAATTTGCCGTCTAGTATAACAAATATACCTGCTTCTGTTTCGTTTGCCTGGCGCTGGCCCGCTCAAGGAGCAATTATCCGTGGCTTTGATGGAATAAATAATAAAGGCATCAATATTGCTGGCAAGGGGGGGGACCCAGTCTATGCCGCAGCAGATGGCACCGTTGTGTATGCAGGCAATGGGCTGCGCGGCTATGGTAACTTACTTATTATTAGACATCCTGCCGATTTTTTAACCGCCTATGCCCATAATCGGAGGTTATGTATTCCTGAAGGACAAAATGTAAAAAGAGGGCAACTCATTGCCCAAATGGGGAATACGGATAGCACAGATGTGATGCTTCACTTTGAGGTGCGTTACAAGGGCCGCTCGCTTGATCCACTACGCTATTTGCCTGCTCGTTAG
- the tsaB gene encoding tRNA (adenosine(37)-N6)-threonylcarbamoyltransferase complex dimerization subunit type 1 TsaB, with translation MSRTTTLLAIDTSTEFCSVALAVSSTARAQSQLFIRHELTGAAASSRVLPAVQEVFAEAQLNLRECTALAFGVGPGSFTGLRTATGVVQGLAFALQVPVVPVSTLLACAQAARERAPAITRVLAALDARMNEVYWAQFDWDQNTHSWQIVQPVTLTSPEAVKIPDAPFTLAGNAADIFGERLAALPHAASIDRLALPHAAAIATLGLCSLRAGHTVSAECAMPLYIRNKVALTTAERAAQATSSSSMPSHAATIQRG, from the coding sequence ATGAGTCGCACGACCACTCTGCTTGCCATTGATACATCCACCGAATTTTGTTCTGTGGCGCTTGCGGTAAGCTCGACCGCGAGGGCACAATCGCAACTTTTTATCCGGCATGAATTGACGGGAGCCGCCGCCAGTTCGCGTGTGTTGCCGGCTGTGCAAGAAGTATTCGCTGAGGCCCAGCTCAATCTGCGTGAGTGCACGGCGCTGGCTTTTGGAGTGGGGCCCGGCTCGTTTACCGGCTTGCGTACTGCAACCGGCGTGGTACAAGGATTAGCCTTTGCGCTGCAGGTGCCGGTGGTGCCGGTGAGCACTTTGCTGGCTTGTGCGCAAGCTGCGCGTGAGCGCGCGCCAGCGATCACAAGAGTGCTGGCAGCACTGGATGCGCGTATGAATGAAGTGTATTGGGCGCAGTTTGACTGGGATCAAAACACACATAGTTGGCAGATTGTGCAACCTGTGACACTTACCTCACCTGAAGCTGTCAAAATCCCAGATGCTCCATTCACCCTGGCGGGCAATGCTGCCGATATCTTTGGCGAGCGGCTTGCTGCTTTGCCACACGCAGCGAGTATTGATCGGTTAGCGCTGCCTCATGCAGCGGCGATTGCGACCCTGGGTTTATGCAGTTTGCGGGCGGGTCATACTGTGTCTGCTGAATGTGCGATGCCGCTTTATATTCGCAATAAAGTGGCCTTGACGACTGCCGAGCGCGCGGCTCAAGCGACTAGCAGTTCATCCATGCCTAGCCATGCGGCTACTATCCAGCGAGGATGA
- the rimI gene encoding ribosomal protein S18-alanine N-acetyltransferase: protein MSAVMPTAYHFAAMRQIDLSEVMAIEHVAYAFPWSLVHFEDALHNNNLGICMRDIGGTLLGYCVLMPVVDEMHILNLCVAPPAQGSGMGHALLNAAIQCTRTAKLPQLLLEVRSSNQRALRLYQQFGFMVIGHRKGYYLAQHGTREDATVMRLTLSMESADVST from the coding sequence ATGAGTGCAGTCATGCCTACGGCATATCATTTTGCGGCAATGCGTCAGATTGATTTATCTGAAGTGATGGCCATTGAGCATGTTGCCTATGCTTTTCCATGGAGCCTGGTTCACTTTGAAGATGCGTTACATAATAATAATCTTGGCATTTGCATGCGTGATATCGGTGGGACCCTACTAGGCTACTGTGTTTTAATGCCAGTTGTGGACGAAATGCATATATTAAATTTATGTGTCGCGCCACCTGCTCAGGGCAGCGGTATGGGCCACGCGCTGCTGAATGCAGCCATCCAATGCACGCGTACGGCAAAGTTGCCTCAGCTTTTACTTGAAGTAAGATCATCGAATCAGCGTGCCCTCCGGTTATATCAGCAATTTGGCTTTATGGTTATCGGCCACCGGAAAGGCTATTATTTAGCCCAACATGGCACGCGTGAAGATGCGACTGTCATGCGGTTGACATTATCCATGGAGAGTGCGGATGTCTCGACCTGA
- a CDS encoding uracil-DNA glycosylase family protein: protein MSRPDPILEELGLMPVWVRRASDTANVAGPVAVDPSPITSIEAQTKELEATPGSFPVSSETPINLLDWDTLKARVANCTRCRLCEKRTQTVFGTGDEKASWMLVGEAPGANEDRLGEPFVGQAGKLLDNMLRAVGRTRNNGVYIANVIKCRPPGNRDPQFDEVAQCEPYLKRQLAIIRPQLIIALGRFAAQSLLKTDASISSLRTRVHQYEGVPVIVTYHPAYLLRNLPDKAKAWADLCRAQEIYQEISR from the coding sequence ATGTCTCGACCTGATCCGATTTTAGAAGAACTGGGTTTGATGCCGGTGTGGGTGAGGCGTGCCTCGGATACAGCCAACGTTGCTGGGCCTGTGGCGGTTGATCCAAGCCCAATCACGAGCATCGAGGCGCAAACAAAAGAACTTGAAGCCACGCCTGGCTCGTTCCCAGTTTCCTCTGAAACGCCAATTAACCTGCTTGATTGGGACACCCTCAAAGCACGCGTTGCCAATTGTACGCGTTGCCGGTTATGCGAAAAGCGCACTCAAACGGTATTTGGCACTGGCGATGAAAAGGCGAGTTGGATGCTCGTAGGCGAAGCGCCTGGCGCAAATGAAGACCGCTTAGGAGAGCCTTTTGTGGGGCAGGCCGGTAAGCTACTTGATAATATGCTGCGCGCAGTAGGGCGCACGCGTAATAACGGTGTCTATATTGCGAATGTCATCAAATGCCGCCCGCCTGGCAATCGTGATCCTCAATTTGATGAAGTGGCTCAATGTGAGCCGTATCTAAAACGACAGCTAGCGATCATTCGACCGCAACTGATTATCGCGCTTGGCCGCTTTGCGGCGCAAAGTTTACTCAAAACCGATGCCAGTATTTCATCGTTACGGACGCGTGTGCATCAATATGAAGGCGTGCCTGTGATTGTCACGTATCACCCAGCTTATTTGTTGCGCAATTTACCTGATAAAGCAAAAGCGTGGGCGGATCTATGCCGAGCGCAAGAAATTTATCAAGAAATAAGCCGTTAG
- a CDS encoding Rpn family recombination-promoting nuclease/putative transposase → MNNLSMPHDALFKLFLMDVEIAKEFLQIHLPDSWQQEFDFNTLSLAPGAFVESNLSQHYSDIVYSVHVMKNQGLAYILLEHESAVGKLTPFKLWRYQSAIMKQHLNQGDTLLPVVLPLIFYRGADPYKGSLCLLECFRHKPIAQKIFALTEPIQLIALSTIPDEVLMTHKRCAVMELAQKYIHDRELMELAPKIFELFERYPISIEKRQALLYYLAKEGRGIDTQFVQSMINIAPHYQEDIMSAAQYLIEEGRQKGLLEGQQKGLLEGWQKAALEIAKNLLARGVTLDLIKQATKLSDDKIKALTFH, encoded by the coding sequence ATGAACAACTTATCAATGCCGCACGATGCCTTATTTAAATTATTTCTTATGGATGTCGAGATTGCCAAAGAATTTCTACAAATCCATTTGCCTGACTCTTGGCAACAAGAATTTGATTTCAATACTCTATCCCTTGCTCCAGGCGCATTCGTTGAGTCCAATTTAAGCCAACATTACAGCGACATTGTCTATTCAGTCCACGTAATGAAAAACCAAGGCTTAGCGTATATCCTGCTAGAACATGAAAGTGCGGTGGGTAAGTTAACGCCTTTTAAGCTGTGGCGTTATCAAAGTGCCATCATGAAACAACACCTTAATCAAGGCGATACATTGCTACCGGTGGTATTGCCATTAATTTTTTATCGGGGTGCAGATCCATATAAAGGCTCACTCTGTCTCTTAGAGTGTTTCAGACACAAGCCAATAGCACAAAAAATATTTGCGTTAACAGAACCCATTCAACTGATTGCGTTATCGACTATACCAGACGAAGTGTTGATGACACATAAACGTTGTGCAGTAATGGAATTGGCGCAAAAATACATTCATGATCGGGAATTGATGGAGCTTGCACCAAAAATATTTGAGCTATTTGAGCGTTATCCAATTTCGATTGAAAAAAGACAAGCATTACTATATTATCTAGCAAAGGAAGGCCGAGGAATAGACACGCAATTTGTCCAATCTATGATTAACATCGCACCACATTATCAGGAGGATATTATGTCTGCTGCACAATATTTAATTGAAGAGGGCCGGCAAAAAGGGCTACTTGAAGGACAGCAAAAAGGACTGCTCGAAGGTTGGCAAAAAGCTGCGCTTGAAATTGCTAAAAATTTGCTAGCAAGAGGTGTCACGCTAGATTTGATCAAGCAAGCCACTAAACTTTCTGACGATAAAATCAAAGCACTTACATTTCATTGA
- the thiD gene encoding bifunctional hydroxymethylpyrimidine kinase/phosphomethylpyrimidine kinase codes for MSTSIHNVLTIAGSDSGGGAGVQADLKTFSALGVYGATVITALTAQNTHGVQSVYTPTAEFVSAQIDAVLSDIKIDAIKIGMLANAGIVRAVAAALRRYQPAHVILDTVMFSKSKHALLDTEAIATLREELMPLAELVTPNLPEAAALLEQDCATSEEEMVRQGEALRALGARAVLMKGGHLNGEFSPDWLIEANGNARLGGARVLSPHTHGTGCTLSSAIAALRPQRLDLESAVSDAKAYLTQALINSSRLTVGSGIGPVHHFYQWW; via the coding sequence ATGTCTACTTCTATTCACAATGTACTCACAATCGCAGGCTCCGACTCTGGAGGTGGCGCTGGCGTGCAGGCTGATTTGAAAACTTTTTCAGCGCTGGGCGTGTATGGAGCAACGGTGATTACTGCCCTCACCGCACAAAATACTCATGGCGTACAAAGCGTTTATACGCCGACAGCAGAATTTGTCAGCGCACAGATCGACGCTGTCTTAAGCGATATCAAGATTGATGCCATCAAAATCGGTATGCTTGCGAATGCAGGTATTGTGCGGGCGGTAGCGGCTGCGTTGCGCCGCTACCAACCAGCGCATGTGATTCTGGATACGGTGATGTTCTCAAAAAGCAAGCATGCACTGCTCGATACAGAGGCCATTGCCACCTTACGCGAAGAACTCATGCCCCTGGCCGAGTTGGTTACCCCAAATCTGCCTGAGGCAGCCGCTTTGCTCGAACAAGACTGCGCGACCAGTGAAGAAGAGATGGTACGCCAAGGCGAAGCACTACGGGCTCTAGGCGCGCGCGCGGTTTTGATGAAGGGCGGCCACCTGAATGGTGAATTCAGCCCTGATTGGTTGATTGAAGCAAATGGCAATGCCCGCCTGGGTGGCGCACGCGTTCTAAGTCCCCATACCCATGGCACAGGATGCACGTTGTCCTCGGCGATTGCGGCCTTAAGACCGCAACGGCTAGATTTAGAAAGTGCGGTCAGTGATGCCAAGGCTTACCTGACCCAGGCCTTAATCAATAGCTCAAGATTGACGGTAGGAAGCGGCATCGGTCCGGTGCATCATTTTTATCAGTGGTGGTAG
- the lplT gene encoding lysophospholipid transporter LplT produces the protein MKKGFYIIMAAQFFSSLADNALLIAAIALLSDLLAPQWMTPLLKLFFVLSYVLLAAFVGAFADSMLKGRVMLITNAIKVAGCLTMLFGAHPLLAYGIVGFGAAAYSPAKYGILTELLPPEKLVAANGWIEGTTVSSIILGTALGGLLISPPIARHLLELNLPLIETRTQAAMLVITGVYILASAFNLGIPDTGARYPKQQSNPLRLLADFSHCFVTLWRDKLGQISLAVTTLFWGVGASLQFIVLKWAEISLGMSLSQGAALQIVVSLGVAIGAIIAATKIPLQRSLSVLPIGILMGLALIVMAFITHDLAPTWILNLGYLQIPMYLVLANLLLLIVGLLSGFFLVPMNALLQHRGHVLLSAGHSIAVQNFNENLSVLVMLCLYSALIWFDISVKLVIVLFGISVCLMMWALMRLHQANQRQFDSVALIGEHKH, from the coding sequence ATGAAAAAAGGTTTTTACATTATTATGGCCGCACAGTTCTTTTCTTCGCTGGCCGACAATGCTTTACTCATCGCTGCCATCGCTTTACTGAGCGATCTACTTGCACCGCAGTGGATGACTCCGCTGCTGAAGCTTTTTTTTGTGCTCTCTTATGTGCTACTGGCGGCTTTTGTCGGCGCTTTTGCCGATTCTATGCTCAAAGGCCGGGTGATGTTGATCACCAATGCCATTAAAGTAGCCGGCTGCCTAACTATGTTGTTTGGCGCCCACCCACTACTAGCTTATGGCATTGTAGGTTTTGGCGCAGCCGCCTATTCACCTGCCAAATATGGCATTCTCACTGAACTGCTACCGCCTGAAAAATTAGTTGCTGCAAATGGTTGGATTGAAGGTACGACGGTTAGCTCAATCATTCTTGGCACAGCGCTTGGCGGCCTCTTGATTAGCCCTCCGATTGCGCGTCATCTACTTGAACTCAATCTACCGTTAATCGAGACCCGCACACAAGCTGCCATGCTGGTGATTACCGGGGTTTATATTCTGGCCTCAGCGTTTAATCTTGGCATTCCAGATACCGGCGCCCGCTATCCAAAACAGCAATCTAATCCGTTGCGCTTATTGGCCGATTTTTCTCATTGCTTTGTCACCCTATGGCGTGACAAGCTTGGCCAGATTTCGCTTGCCGTCACGACTTTATTTTGGGGCGTAGGCGCGAGCTTGCAATTTATTGTACTGAAATGGGCGGAGATATCGCTTGGCATGAGCTTGTCCCAAGGAGCGGCGCTACAGATCGTAGTCTCGTTAGGGGTAGCGATAGGCGCCATCATTGCCGCCACCAAAATTCCACTGCAGCGCTCGCTCAGTGTCCTGCCAATCGGCATTTTAATGGGCCTGGCGCTAATCGTGATGGCATTTATCACGCATGATCTTGCGCCAACCTGGATCTTAAATCTGGGTTATCTACAAATACCTATGTATTTGGTGCTGGCTAATCTGCTCTTACTGATAGTCGGTCTACTTTCAGGCTTTTTCTTAGTGCCGATGAATGCCTTGCTGCAGCATCGAGGACATGTTTTACTTTCCGCTGGCCACTCAATTGCAGTGCAAAATTTCAACGAGAATTTGTCAGTCCTGGTGATGCTGTGCCTATATTCGGCTCTGATTTGGTTTGATATTTCAGTTAAATTAGTAATCGTCTTGTTCGGTATCTCGGTTTGCCTCATGATGTGGGCTTTGATGCGCTTACATCAAGCCAATCAACGCCAATTTGATTCAGTGGCGTTGATTGGCGAGCATAAACATTAA